A portion of the Candidatus Binataceae bacterium genome contains these proteins:
- a CDS encoding NAD(P)-dependent alcohol dehydrogenase has product MKAFVMKRLNQVGFMEKPEPQPGPNDAVIKTTCALICTSDSHTVHGAIGERINLTLGHEAVGLVHRVGSEVKRFKPGDRVLVGAITPDWGDLASQAGHSSQSGAALGGWKFANVKDGVFADFFHVNQADANMALIPEAISDEAAVYCADMLSTGFMSAENAEIPIGGTVAVFALGPVGMMAVAGARLRGAGLVIGVDSVPKRQELARQYGADVVIDHSKNDPVQEIMRLTGEEGVDSAIEALGADETFQCAVRVAKPGGTISNAGYHGKGDFVHIPRLAWGVGMAEKTIRTGLCPGGRLRMERLLRLLESHRLDPTRMTTHRFNFDELDKAFEIMDKKLDGVIKPLITF; this is encoded by the coding sequence GTGAAAGCGTTCGTCATGAAGCGATTGAATCAGGTCGGTTTTATGGAGAAGCCGGAACCCCAGCCCGGCCCCAACGACGCAGTGATCAAAACCACGTGTGCACTGATATGCACTTCGGATTCCCACACCGTGCACGGCGCGATCGGTGAGCGGATAAATCTCACTTTGGGCCACGAAGCGGTCGGTCTCGTCCACCGCGTCGGCTCGGAGGTAAAGCGGTTCAAGCCTGGGGACCGCGTGCTCGTCGGCGCCATCACACCGGATTGGGGCGATCTGGCCTCGCAGGCCGGCCATTCCTCTCAATCGGGCGCCGCCCTTGGGGGATGGAAATTTGCCAATGTCAAAGACGGCGTGTTCGCCGACTTCTTCCACGTCAACCAGGCGGACGCGAACATGGCGCTGATTCCTGAAGCTATCAGTGACGAAGCCGCGGTATATTGCGCCGACATGCTCTCGACCGGCTTCATGAGCGCCGAAAACGCTGAAATCCCCATCGGTGGCACGGTCGCAGTTTTCGCTCTCGGCCCGGTCGGCATGATGGCCGTGGCCGGGGCCAGGCTTCGCGGCGCCGGCCTCGTGATCGGAGTCGATTCAGTCCCGAAACGGCAGGAATTGGCGCGCCAGTACGGCGCCGACGTCGTGATCGATCATTCGAAGAACGACCCCGTGCAAGAGATTATGCGCCTGACCGGAGAAGAGGGCGTCGACTCTGCCATCGAGGCGCTCGGCGCGGACGAAACCTTCCAGTGCGCGGTCAGGGTCGCCAAGCCGGGCGGCACAATTTCCAATGCTGGCTACCATGGCAAGGGGGATTTCGTTCACATCCCGCGCCTTGCGTGGGGCGTGGGCATGGCGGAGAAGACGATCCGCACCGGGCTCTGCCCCGGCGGCAGGCTGCGTATGGAGCGTCTGCTGCGGCTTCTAGAGTCTCATCGGCTCGATCCCACCAGGATGACCACGCACAGGTTTAATTTCGACGAACTCGACAAGGCTTTCGAGATCATGGACAAAAAGCTCGACGGGGTCATCAAGCCACTCATCACTTTTTGA
- a CDS encoding carboxypeptidase-like regulatory domain-containing protein, which yields MSKNSIATAIVALALTGAMPALAANVSGTVTDTGGKAVAGIKVMAQDFNGAPLTSALTSATGEYILSVAADANYRFAIDPGALGFKKGEPVGAFVPQAGLTVNWVVSSSAEPLAYARQAAAQVAVDDPPAIVPPLIPEPVALAIGAAGIVAGGTIGGVAAAGGFGGTTVVSASK from the coding sequence ATGAGCAAAAACAGTATCGCGACGGCGATCGTCGCGCTCGCGCTGACGGGCGCGATGCCGGCACTGGCTGCCAACGTCTCGGGTACGGTGACCGATACCGGCGGCAAGGCCGTGGCGGGAATCAAGGTGATGGCGCAGGACTTCAACGGTGCGCCGCTTACAAGCGCGCTCACCTCCGCCACCGGCGAATACATCCTCAGCGTCGCCGCCGACGCCAACTACCGCTTCGCGATCGACCCCGGCGCACTCGGATTCAAAAAGGGCGAGCCGGTGGGCGCCTTCGTGCCCCAGGCCGGACTGACGGTAAACTGGGTCGTCTCGTCCTCGGCCGAGCCGCTCGCCTACGCGCGGCAGGCGGCCGCCCAGGTTGCCGTCGATGATCCGCCAGCGATTGTTCCCCCGCTCATCCCCGAGCCGGTGGCGTTGGCGATCGGCGCGGCAGGAATCGTCGCCGGTGGGACGATCGGTGGAGTCGCCGCGGCCGGCGGCTTCGGTGGCACCACCGTGGTCAGCGCGTCCAAATAG
- a CDS encoding universal stress protein translates to MPQLFRRILCPVDFDEPSMAALDFARELAAQNGAELTVLHVAPLPMNATEISPIPMEPYPVWEQVARGRLEKVVAEHLEGRGVPYKAETRSGEAAWGILEQARETEPDLIVMATHGRKGVSHFFIGSVAERVIRQAARPVLVFRSARRGEK, encoded by the coding sequence ATGCCGCAACTCTTCCGTAGAATCCTGTGCCCAGTCGATTTCGATGAACCGTCGATGGCCGCGCTGGACTTCGCGCGCGAACTGGCCGCGCAGAACGGCGCCGAACTCACCGTGCTGCACGTGGCTCCGCTGCCGATGAATGCGACCGAAATTTCACCGATCCCGATGGAGCCGTATCCGGTGTGGGAGCAGGTCGCGCGGGGGCGGCTGGAGAAGGTTGTCGCCGAGCACCTCGAAGGCAGGGGCGTGCCCTACAAGGCGGAGACGCGTAGCGGCGAAGCGGCGTGGGGAATCCTCGAGCAGGCGCGCGAGACGGAGCCCGACCTGATCGTGATGGCGACCCATGGGCGCAAGGGGGTCAGCCACTTCTTCATCGGCAGCGTCGCCGAGCGGGTGATTCGTCAGGCCGCGCGCCCGGTGCTGGTGTTTCGGTCGGCACGGCGAGGCGAAAAGTGA
- a CDS encoding PAS domain S-box protein — translation MRAQDRAQETGTDVQGGAQAPREVEAELRARLTQQEAIATLGLRALRTVEVGPLLDDAVAAVARTLGLEYCEVLELQADGRMLLLRAGVGWNEGLVGNATVSAGLDSQAGYTLSTRQPVMVEDLARDGRFSGPSLLREHGVVSGISTVIGNPDRPWGVLGAYTRSRRKFTRDDANFVQAAANVLAGAVERMSAEAALRAAQAYTRGLIEASVDAMLTIDDNLAITDVNEQMARMSEMPRTMLIGSRFDACFTDPERAAAGVHMTLREGAVTNYDLTLRAASGKELLVSFNASIFYDAAGKPRGVFALARDVSEQRRIERELRRERNYSRALLESSVDALFAIDPDMRITDVNEQTVTFTGYSRAELTGAPFPSLFTEPEHAAAGVRTTLAEGVVRDYELTVRSATGRELPVSFNASIFRDDTGEVRGVFAAARDIAERRRLERERSLLASVVASATDAIYSYRPDTTVTSWNAGAERLYGYSAAEIVGRSITACVPLDRRAELHERIARVLRKEGIQRFESVRRRKDSSLVQVALAMSPIIEQSGEVSGVAVTARELGERLSGTTSAAGADNSARPVVSMKQGSGAAPSSVPAAEGR, via the coding sequence ATGCGCGCACAAGACCGGGCGCAGGAGACAGGCACGGATGTTCAGGGCGGCGCGCAGGCGCCGCGCGAGGTCGAGGCCGAGTTGCGTGCGCGCCTAACGCAGCAGGAGGCGATCGCAACGCTGGGCCTGCGCGCGCTGCGCACGGTTGAGGTCGGGCCGCTCCTCGACGACGCCGTGGCCGCGGTCGCCCGTACGCTGGGGCTTGAGTATTGCGAGGTGCTCGAGTTGCAGGCCGACGGCAGGATGCTGCTGCTGCGCGCGGGCGTGGGATGGAATGAGGGTCTGGTGGGAAATGCGACCGTCAGCGCCGGGCTCGACTCGCAGGCGGGCTACACCCTGAGCACGCGCCAGCCGGTAATGGTGGAGGACCTCGCCAGAGACGGCCGTTTCAGCGGCCCTTCGCTCTTGCGCGAGCACGGCGTGGTAAGCGGCATCAGCACCGTCATTGGCAATCCGGATCGGCCCTGGGGCGTGCTGGGCGCATATACTCGAAGCCGGCGCAAGTTCACCCGCGACGACGCCAATTTTGTCCAGGCGGCGGCCAACGTGTTGGCTGGCGCCGTGGAACGGATGAGCGCCGAAGCAGCGCTGCGCGCGGCGCAAGCCTACACCCGCGGACTCATCGAGGCCTCGGTGGACGCAATGCTCACCATCGACGATAACCTGGCTATAACCGACGTCAACGAGCAGATGGCGCGGATGAGCGAGATGCCGCGCACGATGCTCATCGGGAGCCGCTTCGACGCCTGCTTCACCGATCCCGAGCGCGCGGCAGCGGGCGTGCACATGACGCTGCGCGAGGGCGCGGTGACCAATTACGACCTGACCCTGCGCGCGGCGAGCGGCAAGGAGCTGCTGGTCTCGTTCAACGCATCGATCTTTTACGACGCCGCCGGCAAGCCGCGCGGGGTCTTCGCGCTGGCGCGCGACGTGAGTGAACAGCGGCGGATCGAGCGCGAGTTGCGCCGCGAACGTAACTACAGCCGCGCGTTGCTCGAATCGTCGGTCGACGCGCTGTTCGCGATCGACCCCGATATGCGCATCACCGACGTCAACGAGCAGACCGTGACCTTCACCGGCTACTCGCGCGCCGAGCTGACCGGTGCTCCGTTTCCAAGCCTGTTCACCGAACCTGAGCACGCGGCGGCGGGCGTGCGCACGACGCTCGCTGAGGGCGTGGTCAGGGACTACGAGCTGACGGTGCGCTCGGCCACCGGCCGCGAACTGCCGGTATCCTTTAACGCCTCAATCTTCAGGGACGACACGGGCGAGGTGCGCGGCGTGTTCGCTGCTGCGCGCGACATCGCCGAGCGCCGCCGCCTGGAGCGCGAGCGCTCGCTGTTGGCCTCGGTGGTCGCTTCGGCCACCGACGCGATTTACAGCTACAGACCCGACACCACGGTCACGAGCTGGAATGCGGGCGCCGAGCGGCTGTACGGCTACAGCGCGGCGGAAATCGTCGGCCGCAGCATTACCGCATGCGTGCCGCTGGACCGGCGCGCCGAGCTGCACGAGCGCATCGCGCGGGTCCTGCGCAAGGAAGGTATCCAACGCTTCGAGAGCGTCCGCCGGCGCAAGGATTCGAGCCTCGTCCAGGTCGCGCTCGCAATGTCGCCGATCATCGAGCAGAGCGGCGAGGTAAGCGGCGTGGCAGTCACCGCGCGCGAGCTCGGTGAACGGCTTTCTGGCACGACCTCCGCCGCCGGCGCGGACAACAGCGCGAGGCCCGTGGTGTCAATGAAGCAGGGGTCGGGCGCGGCGCCGTCGTCCGTGCCGGCGGCGGAGGGCCGTTGA
- a CDS encoding transcription termination/antitermination NusG family protein, whose translation MPAWYLVRTRSNKERSVRDQLGMSLPEVFLPLLRVKVRRWERLSETLVPLFPCYLFARFELETDYLRVRWASGVRDLVRAGSQPRTVPEEIVAELRRRCAGGAVELAPAVLNRGERVRVVAGPLRGLEAVFERYLSGTERVALFLASLERFTPRVVMRAEAVEPLERRRPLWGAAV comes from the coding sequence ATGCCGGCGTGGTATCTCGTGCGCACCAGGTCGAACAAGGAGCGTAGTGTGCGCGATCAACTGGGCATGAGCCTGCCCGAGGTCTTTCTGCCGCTGCTGCGCGTGAAGGTGCGGCGGTGGGAGCGGCTGAGCGAGACGCTGGTGCCGCTGTTTCCCTGCTACCTCTTCGCGCGCTTCGAGCTCGAGACCGACTATCTGCGCGTGCGGTGGGCCTCGGGCGTGCGCGACCTGGTGCGTGCGGGCAGCCAGCCGCGCACGGTGCCGGAAGAGATCGTGGCCGAGCTTAGGCGGCGATGCGCCGGCGGGGCGGTCGAGCTTGCGCCCGCCGTGCTCAACAGGGGCGAGCGCGTGCGCGTAGTTGCCGGCCCACTGCGCGGATTGGAGGCGGTCTTCGAGCGCTACCTCTCGGGCACCGAGCGGGTGGCGCTCTTCTTGGCCTCGCTGGAGCGGTTCACGCCGCGGGTCGTGATGCGCGCCGAGGCGGTCGAACCGCTAGAGCGCCGGCGCCCGCTCTGGGGTGCCGCGGTTTAA
- a CDS encoding cytochrome c: MRRLPGGLLAIAALVTIAVGAPALADTAQENYTAYCQKCHGPQGHGDGPQAGTLATKPQDFADCAVMQKLSDDTMFKAIKDGGAAVGLPGDMPSWSSGLSDDEIHALVQFVRAFCKK; encoded by the coding sequence ATGAGACGTTTGCCCGGAGGACTGCTTGCGATCGCGGCGCTCGTCACCATTGCGGTGGGTGCACCCGCATTGGCCGACACCGCGCAGGAGAACTACACCGCCTACTGCCAGAAGTGTCACGGTCCGCAGGGCCATGGCGACGGCCCGCAGGCCGGCACGCTAGCCACCAAGCCGCAGGACTTCGCCGATTGCGCGGTGATGCAGAAGCTCTCGGACGACACGATGTTCAAGGCGATCAAGGACGGCGGCGCTGCGGTCGGCCTGCCCGGCGACATGCCGAGTTGGAGCAGCGGGCTCAGCGACGACGAGATCCACGCGCTGGTCCAGTTCGTGCGCGCGTTCTGCAAGAAGTAG